In one Zymobacter palmae genomic region, the following are encoded:
- a CDS encoding protein bax encodes MTRAFSRPVWMLSLALVTLGTSAIASVPVSQHSPKAAITPAAAHAAVSLTTMPDLRDQPAGPERKEAFISLLMPIIKEQNAQIARDREWLLTARRANEWTNQAATRFDAICKRYGVSCTSAQPNQIPWDRLLSRVDVIPSQMVMVQAIEESGWGTSRFARESNNLFGMRCFGRNCGVAQQGIDPDEAQRFQQFASVEDNVRAYLLNINTHAAYEGLRQQRAQLRRQGRPVQAGTLIASLERYSERGPLYLAQLRSLLTTNRSLIERHHQRSSEDRMMVADNVNAPRV; translated from the coding sequence ATGACGCGAGCTTTTTCACGGCCCGTATGGATGCTGTCCTTGGCGTTGGTGACGCTGGGTACATCGGCAATTGCCAGTGTGCCTGTATCACAGCACTCGCCAAAGGCTGCCATTACGCCGGCAGCAGCGCATGCTGCTGTTTCCCTGACGACCATGCCTGATCTTCGCGATCAGCCTGCAGGTCCAGAGCGCAAGGAAGCTTTCATCAGTCTACTGATGCCCATCATCAAGGAACAGAATGCCCAGATCGCCAGAGACCGGGAATGGTTACTGACAGCGCGTCGGGCAAATGAATGGACCAATCAGGCGGCAACCCGCTTCGATGCTATCTGCAAGCGCTATGGTGTGTCATGCACCAGCGCCCAGCCCAACCAGATTCCCTGGGACCGGCTGCTCAGTCGTGTTGATGTGATTCCCTCCCAGATGGTGATGGTTCAGGCCATCGAAGAGTCTGGCTGGGGCACATCGCGTTTTGCACGCGAAAGCAATAATCTGTTTGGCATGCGCTGCTTTGGCCGCAACTGCGGCGTGGCTCAGCAGGGAATCGACCCTGACGAGGCCCAGCGCTTCCAGCAGTTCGCGTCCGTTGAAGATAACGTGCGCGCCTATCTGCTGAACATCAACACCCATGCGGCTTATGAAGGGCTGCGCCAGCAGCGCGCCCAGCTACGTCGTCAGGGTCGTCCTGTGCAGGCGGGTACCTTGATCGCCTCTCTGGAACGCTATTCCGAGCGTGGGCCGCTGTATCTGGCCCAGCTGCGTTCGCTTTTGACGACCAACCGCTCCTTGATTGAGCGTCACCATCAGCGCAGTAGTGAAGATCGCATGATGGTGGCTGACAACGTCAACGCTCCACGCGTATAA
- a CDS encoding winged helix-turn-helix domain-containing protein has translation MRLLLSMNDPTSEKSVKALLETEGYHVNVIEQDNQLLNTVAENDFAALIMDLPTPAEHGVQLLRQLRETSTLPVMVVTPQKALAVKVSVLDIGADDYVQVPFEVEELLARLRMIIRRSAGRASRVIALGLLRIDEGKREVYWQGQSITLARREYALLVAFANHPDQVLTRAYLEQVVYGQRDEVDSNALEVHVHHLRRKLSAMLIDTVRGVGYRFNTPEGDE, from the coding sequence ATGCGCCTATTGCTCAGCATGAATGATCCCACGTCAGAAAAATCTGTCAAAGCGCTTCTGGAAACAGAGGGTTATCACGTTAACGTTATCGAGCAGGATAACCAGCTTCTGAACACCGTGGCCGAAAATGATTTTGCAGCACTTATCATGGACCTTCCGACACCTGCCGAACACGGTGTGCAATTGTTACGCCAGCTGCGTGAAACTTCTACGCTGCCCGTCATGGTGGTTACTCCGCAGAAAGCGCTCGCTGTGAAGGTCAGCGTTCTGGATATCGGCGCCGACGACTACGTACAGGTGCCGTTCGAAGTCGAGGAACTGCTGGCTCGGCTCCGGATGATCATCCGGCGCTCGGCGGGTCGCGCCAGCCGCGTCATTGCGCTCGGCCTGCTGCGCATCGACGAAGGCAAACGCGAGGTGTACTGGCAGGGGCAGTCAATTACGCTGGCCCGCCGTGAATATGCACTGCTGGTGGCCTTTGCCAATCATCCGGATCAAGTGCTGACCAGAGCGTACCTAGAACAGGTAGTCTATGGTCAGCGCGACGAGGTGGATTCAAATGCGCTGGAGGTGCATGTACACCACCTGCGGCGAAAGCTGTCCGCGATGCTAATTGATACGGTTCGGGGGGTGGGATATCGGTTCAATACACCAGAGGGTGATGAATAA